From the genome of Antennarius striatus isolate MH-2024 chromosome 19, ASM4005453v1, whole genome shotgun sequence, one region includes:
- the scara3 gene encoding scavenger receptor class A member 3 isoform X1 produces MKDSYGGYENQLFKEEDLTGEEEMPSLRGRSRGGCIRCQQSHSLQLAVKVLYGFVAFLIITVAVLASLVFRRVDSLSEEEAVYHKKISAIQQDLSSSSNCTRCLDVSLYSKEASRLKREFEDIQKMILGQEQVLDQVSQSQDTLKATSKRLTRDMQNHLMSIKLLNQSLERYLDRVEGWKDVIEETEEKMKSLMEDQYNIRGAAQQVNTTVALSTMWIDALQRKADEETLVLQKLTRDWQNYTQSLSIIKSNMSSTTQNMRVLQNNIIADHQRITMTNEIYYDLTQQVINMQMQLDNVTSFMDEHEENMHDLNYHSRYYENRTGERFSALDGRLNSISMEIDTISSSINATVSHVQSMYKYINVESSSCQSRLGRHTEDLQNMNNTVLLLLHLADTLRQQNMFLNVRLDMDVRNLSMVMEEMKLVDVHHTQLLKNFTIVKGAPGPPGPKGNRGDSGTRGIGGLSGKKGDRGPSGSRGAVGEKGAFGVKGAIGPTGPSGNRGANGIKGSKGGMGVVGVRGEKGQKGDMGLRGMDGITGPAGPPGIQGQSGLPGIIGPPGPKGKPGPEGPPGPPGMPGPPGLPYLHDQINTRQQTVTPAAGSKRH; encoded by the exons ACAGCTATGGTGGATATGAGAACCAGCTTTTCAAAG AGGAGGACTTAactggagaggaggaaatgCCTTCGTTGAGAG GGCGCAGCAGAGGCGGCTGCATCAGATGCCAACAGAGCCACTCCCTCCAGCTAGCCGTCAAAGTCCTCTATGGATTTGTTGCTTTTCTCATCATTACTGTAGCGGTGCTGGCATCACTCG TGTTCAGGAGGGTTGACAGTCTGTCAGAAGAAGAGGCCGTCTACCACAAGAAGATTTCCGCGATTCAGCAGG ATCTGAGCTCCAGCTCTAACTGCACGAGATGTCTGGATGTGAGTTTGTACAGCAAAGAGGCCAGCAGGTTGAAGAGAGAGTTTGAAGACATCCAGAAAATGATCCTGGGGCAGGAACAG GTCCTGGACCAGGTCTCACAGTCCCAGGACACGCTAAAGGCCACCAGCAAACGGCTGACACGTGACATGCAAAACCATCTGATGTCAATCAAACTTCTCAACCAATCGCTGGAGAGGTACCTGGATCGCGTGGAGGGCTGGAAGGACGTGATCGAGGAAACGGAAGAAAAAATGAAGTCTCTGATGGAAGATCAGTATAATATCAGAGGAGCAGCGCAGCAAGTGAACACAACAGTGGCGCTAAG CACAATGTGGATAGATGCTCTACAGAGGAAGGCAGACGAGGAGACTCTCGTTCTCCAGAAGCTGACCAGAGACTGGCAGAACTACACCCAGTCCCTGAGCATCATCAAATCCAACATGAGCAGCACGACACAAAACATGCGTGTCCTCCAGAACAACATCATAGCGGACCACCAGAGAATAACCATGACGAACGAGATCTACTATGACCTCACCCAACAG GTGATTAATATGCAGATGCAGCTCGACAACGTGACGTCTTTTATGGATGAgcatgaggagaacatgcatGACCTTAACTACCATTCCAG GTACTACGAGAACCGGACAGGTGAGCGTTTCTCAGCCCTGGATGGTCGTCTGAACTCCATCTCCATGGAGATCGACACAATCTCCTCCAGCATCAACGCCACCGTTAGCCATGTTCAGAGCATGTACAAGTACATCAACGTGGAGAGCTCGTCCTGCCAGAGTCGTTTGGGCAGACACACGGAAGATCTGCAG AACATGAACAACACAGTCCTGTTACTCCTCCACTTGGCCGACACACTGagacaacaaaacatgtttttgaatgtgCGACTGGACATGGATGTGAGGAACCTGTCTATGGTGATGGAGGAGATGAAACTCGTGGATGTTCACCATACACAGCTCTTAAAGAACTTCACCATAGTAAAAG GTGCTCCCGGACCACCAGGCCCAAAAGGGAACCGAGGTGATTCTGGCACAAGAGGAATTGGTGGACTGAGTGGGAAAAAGGGCGACCGAGGCCCCTCGGGAAGCCGAGGAGCAGTCGGAGAAAAGGGTGCTTTTGGGGTTAAAGGAGCAATTGGTCCAACGGGTCCCAGCGGCAACAGGGGGGCAAATGGAATCAAAGGAAGCAAAGGAGGTATGGGAGTTGTGGGAGTACGTGGTGAGAAGGGCCAGAAAGGTGACATGGGCCTCAGAGGTATGGATGGCATAACGGGACCTGCAGGTCCGCCAGGGATCCAGGGTCAGTCGGGACTACCGGGCATCATTGGGCCACCAGGGCCCAAAGGAAAACCAGGACCAGAAGGGCCACCTGGACCACCTGGAATGCCTGGACCCCCAGGTTTGCCATATCTTCATGACCAAATTAACACCCGGCAGCAAACCGTGACACCTGCTGCTGGATCCAAGAgacattaa
- the scara3 gene encoding scavenger receptor class A member 3 isoform X2 has product MPSLRGRSRGGCIRCQQSHSLQLAVKVLYGFVAFLIITVAVLASLVFRRVDSLSEEEAVYHKKISAIQQDLSSSSNCTRCLDVSLYSKEASRLKREFEDIQKMILGQEQVLDQVSQSQDTLKATSKRLTRDMQNHLMSIKLLNQSLERYLDRVEGWKDVIEETEEKMKSLMEDQYNIRGAAQQVNTTVALSTMWIDALQRKADEETLVLQKLTRDWQNYTQSLSIIKSNMSSTTQNMRVLQNNIIADHQRITMTNEIYYDLTQQVINMQMQLDNVTSFMDEHEENMHDLNYHSRYYENRTGERFSALDGRLNSISMEIDTISSSINATVSHVQSMYKYINVESSSCQSRLGRHTEDLQNMNNTVLLLLHLADTLRQQNMFLNVRLDMDVRNLSMVMEEMKLVDVHHTQLLKNFTIVKGAPGPPGPKGNRGDSGTRGIGGLSGKKGDRGPSGSRGAVGEKGAFGVKGAIGPTGPSGNRGANGIKGSKGGMGVVGVRGEKGQKGDMGLRGMDGITGPAGPPGIQGQSGLPGIIGPPGPKGKPGPEGPPGPPGMPGPPGLPYLHDQINTRQQTVTPAAGSKRH; this is encoded by the exons atgCCTTCGTTGAGAG GGCGCAGCAGAGGCGGCTGCATCAGATGCCAACAGAGCCACTCCCTCCAGCTAGCCGTCAAAGTCCTCTATGGATTTGTTGCTTTTCTCATCATTACTGTAGCGGTGCTGGCATCACTCG TGTTCAGGAGGGTTGACAGTCTGTCAGAAGAAGAGGCCGTCTACCACAAGAAGATTTCCGCGATTCAGCAGG ATCTGAGCTCCAGCTCTAACTGCACGAGATGTCTGGATGTGAGTTTGTACAGCAAAGAGGCCAGCAGGTTGAAGAGAGAGTTTGAAGACATCCAGAAAATGATCCTGGGGCAGGAACAG GTCCTGGACCAGGTCTCACAGTCCCAGGACACGCTAAAGGCCACCAGCAAACGGCTGACACGTGACATGCAAAACCATCTGATGTCAATCAAACTTCTCAACCAATCGCTGGAGAGGTACCTGGATCGCGTGGAGGGCTGGAAGGACGTGATCGAGGAAACGGAAGAAAAAATGAAGTCTCTGATGGAAGATCAGTATAATATCAGAGGAGCAGCGCAGCAAGTGAACACAACAGTGGCGCTAAG CACAATGTGGATAGATGCTCTACAGAGGAAGGCAGACGAGGAGACTCTCGTTCTCCAGAAGCTGACCAGAGACTGGCAGAACTACACCCAGTCCCTGAGCATCATCAAATCCAACATGAGCAGCACGACACAAAACATGCGTGTCCTCCAGAACAACATCATAGCGGACCACCAGAGAATAACCATGACGAACGAGATCTACTATGACCTCACCCAACAG GTGATTAATATGCAGATGCAGCTCGACAACGTGACGTCTTTTATGGATGAgcatgaggagaacatgcatGACCTTAACTACCATTCCAG GTACTACGAGAACCGGACAGGTGAGCGTTTCTCAGCCCTGGATGGTCGTCTGAACTCCATCTCCATGGAGATCGACACAATCTCCTCCAGCATCAACGCCACCGTTAGCCATGTTCAGAGCATGTACAAGTACATCAACGTGGAGAGCTCGTCCTGCCAGAGTCGTTTGGGCAGACACACGGAAGATCTGCAG AACATGAACAACACAGTCCTGTTACTCCTCCACTTGGCCGACACACTGagacaacaaaacatgtttttgaatgtgCGACTGGACATGGATGTGAGGAACCTGTCTATGGTGATGGAGGAGATGAAACTCGTGGATGTTCACCATACACAGCTCTTAAAGAACTTCACCATAGTAAAAG GTGCTCCCGGACCACCAGGCCCAAAAGGGAACCGAGGTGATTCTGGCACAAGAGGAATTGGTGGACTGAGTGGGAAAAAGGGCGACCGAGGCCCCTCGGGAAGCCGAGGAGCAGTCGGAGAAAAGGGTGCTTTTGGGGTTAAAGGAGCAATTGGTCCAACGGGTCCCAGCGGCAACAGGGGGGCAAATGGAATCAAAGGAAGCAAAGGAGGTATGGGAGTTGTGGGAGTACGTGGTGAGAAGGGCCAGAAAGGTGACATGGGCCTCAGAGGTATGGATGGCATAACGGGACCTGCAGGTCCGCCAGGGATCCAGGGTCAGTCGGGACTACCGGGCATCATTGGGCCACCAGGGCCCAAAGGAAAACCAGGACCAGAAGGGCCACCTGGACCACCTGGAATGCCTGGACCCCCAGGTTTGCCATATCTTCATGACCAAATTAACACCCGGCAGCAAACCGTGACACCTGCTGCTGGATCCAAGAgacattaa